One Leopardus geoffroyi isolate Oge1 chromosome E1, O.geoffroyi_Oge1_pat1.0, whole genome shotgun sequence genomic window, AAATTGAAAACTGCACAGACCAGTaacagagctatttttttttacaggaatgTGTCTACATGTATATCCATAAATGTGTATCAAGCCCCATATGCAAGGAGAATCGTTACACAATTGCAGGTAGTtgcaaaaaaatcaaaacaactgaaatgtccatcatgaacaaaaaaattaaacaaatcatGATATACAGATACCATGAAATACTATGaaaccatgaaaaacaaaagtctgTAGATATTGCtatggaatgatttttaaaatacattaactgAAAATGGGCAGGCTGTAGAACAATATAGCTATTTTTCtttgagggagggaaagaatatacacacacatatgcttcAACACATAGAATTTCTCctaagcacacatacacacatgcacacacatgcagtcacacacatgcgcacacacacacacacacacactggttatAGTCCTACCTTTGGGGAGGGGAGTAAGGTAGAAGACAGAACATACTTTTCTACtttacattttgtgtatttttaaaatttctctttctaaaaatccacaaataattataaaagttgGCCTATCTGCTCACTTTTCCACTAGCTCCCTCTTGCTGAGGAGATGCCAGTGGTCCATGAGGGAAGAGTACTTCCCTGGGTCAATGGTCACTTAGACCTATGGTCATCTCCAACTCTCCTAATCCCACACCAGGCTGTGTCTGCATTGACTTGCCTGAGTTCCTCCGTGTGTATTTAGAAGCCAGAGCTGGTTCATTGAATTAAGAAGATGCAGATCATGACCCGCTGCATGAGGAGGCACAACCACCCACGTGGGTGGGCAGGTAGGTAGCTCCCTCCATAACCACACACCCACTTTAGGGACATGAACCACCCAGGGACAGGGACATTTTAATGAAAGGCGCAGTTTCAATACACCCACACGATGGAAGCAGAGTCACAACATTTATTGTTTACAGATCCAGGGGAGAGCCTGAGGAAGGGCAGTCCCCCATCCTGGACCACGAACAAGCAGGAGACTGAGAGCAGGAGACTGAGAGCCCCTGTGACTTACAAGGGGGTCGGGGAAGAGGTCACTGATTTTTCACAGAATCAAATCCAAGTGGTTAATTTAAAAGGTGCcccagaaaaagcaaagaaggaacTTATGGAAGAATTCTAAGCTTGGGTCCTTCTCTGAATTTCCAGATTTCACGTGTGAACAGGGATGCCATTCTGTAAAACGTCTGGGAGCAACTCAGAAACACAACAggtcatttttttcaaaagttgttTTATTCTCCCCATATGGTCATGGAGAATGTGTGCATTTTCTGATTGATGGACACAAGGTTCTTCTTCAGCTCTGATCCAGCGGTTTGAACAACGATGGTGCAGCTACTCAGATCAGCATCTGGACACCAGGACCTCACGTAGGTCTCCCACTCTGGGCTGTAGTGACACTGCACGGTCACttgcagaggaaaggagaaggaaggaaagatatgaaggaaaaaaattaatgaagtaaaaatataaaatagagaagacaaaaaaggcaacagttattaaaaaaaaaaaaaaaaaaacaccctagcAAGATATTAGTGATGATAGGAGAGGTCTGAATAACTGataccagaaatgaaaaaaggtaTATCACATAATATTCTGTGCGTATTATAATAAGGTAAGATACTAAGGGAACAGGATAATAAAGGGACATCTAACCAagtttatgccaataaatttgaaactTCTGGTGGAATGGAACTGGacggtattatactaagtgaaattagtcagtcagagaaagacaaaaataatatgacttcactcatatgaggactttaagagacaaaacagatgaacataagggaagggaaacaaaaataatataaaaacagggaggggacaaaacagaagagactcataattatggagaacaaactgagggttatgggaggggttgtggaatggggatgggctaaatgggtaaggggcactaaggaatctagtcctgaaatcattgttgcactatatactaactaatttggatgtaaattaaaaaaaataaaaaataaaacaagttaattaaaaaatactctacAGAAAATGTATTATACTAAAACAGgcacaaagagaaatagaaaacctgaatcaTCTTACAATTATTTGAATGAGTCATATCCATCATTAAAAACCTCCCCatgggttcctggctggctcagtgtgtAGAATGTGCTACCCTTGATCTCAGCATCaggaattcaagtcccacatttggtgtagagcttacttaaaaaaagtaataaaacaccTCTCCAAAAGGAAACTCCAGACACTTAGAGCTTCAATGGACGTATCtgctaaacatttaaagaagaaataatgtctaTCTTACACAGAAAATTCCAGAACTTGGAAAGAGGATGCAATCCCATATCCATTTAATTAGATTAACATAATCTTGATGCCAGAACCTGACAAACGCAGTGCAATAAGAAATATTATAGGCAAATCCactcatgaacataaatgcaaaagtcTGCAACCAAAAATCAGCAAGCTGAATCCAGGGATATATAAGCAAGATAATACATCATCACCAAGTTGggtttatcccaagaatgcaaaATTGTGTGAACATGAGAATATTAATAAGTATAATATGCCACATTAACAGACTAAAGGAGacaaatcatatgatcatctcataGATACGGACAAAAAGTATTTAATAGATTTAAACAGCGCTTTGACTATGGAGACCATTCTGGAACTCAGAAATCAACTACACCACCACAACTATGCTGGGGGCCCTTTCCCTCTGACACTGGATATGGAGCAGAGGGTGGGAATAGCTACTATGAAGTCCCAGCCCCAAACTCCAGAAAAAGCAGGAACACAGGGCACCAGAAGCCCAGGAAAGCATTGGCAGGAATTGGGGTCTCTGGGTCCCATGGAGGGAGGTCCCTTTGGCCTATGGGCTGAAACTGGGACCATCACCTTGCTCTCTGTGGGCAATAGACTCAGACACTGAGCTGTGCAGAGAAACACATGCCCAGAAAGGCTTGATCCAGTCCTGGAGGAGGCGTTGGGAGCCGTGAGAGCATCTAAGGGGTCATTCGGGTTCTAGGAGAACTCAGGACTCAACCACTGTGTGACAGTTCACTCTGAGTGACACTGAAGTCACTGGAGAGGAACCTCAGGGCCCAGGACAGAGCAGGCTCTAAAGACACACAGCCACACTTATACATACTCTTACCTGGGTCAATGGTTACTTTGACTTTGACCCCAAGGTCAGTTCCAGATTTTTCAATCCCACACCAATAGGTGTCTGCATCCTTCCACCTGAGCTCCTCCATGGTCACGGTGAACATGTTCATTTTCTGATTGTCCTGGATGGACACTTGGTTACCCTTTGCTTTCTCCCCTGATCCATTGGTTTTCACAAGGATATGGCAGTTCTCCCAATTAGCTCCTCGACACCACCACTTCTTGTAGGTCTCCCACCCAGGTTCATAGCGACACTGCACGGTCAGCGAGCCCCGCACGGAGCCACTCACTGCATTTGACACTGCCATGAGGGGATATGAGCCTGAAAAACACAAGTCCACATGCCTGTCACCACCACACCCCATTGCCTGAGGAAGAGCCACAGCCTCCTGTATCACAAATGATTCCAATAAACCCAAGTCCCTGATGAGTTGAATAATAGTCAAA contains:
- the LOC123604577 gene encoding CMRF35-like molecule 5 — encoded protein: MWLLPVLFLPIVQGSYPLMAVSNAVSGSVRGSLTVQCRYEPGWETYKKWWCRGANWENCHILVKTNGSGEKAKGNQVSIQDNQKMNMFTVTMEELRWKDADTYWCGIEKSGTDLGVKVKVTIDPVTVQCHYSPEWETYVRSWCPDADLSSCTIVVQTAGSELKKNLVSINQKMHTFSMTIWGE